ACGATTTGCTGGCCAAGGCCGTCGCCCATTACGCCGCGAGCGCCTCTGGCCTGAAGGTTCCCTCGCGCAGCGTCGCACTGGCGCAGGACACCGACATCGAGAGCTGGGCGCCGTCCTATGCCTCGAAGGTCAAGAGCGAGATGCTGGAGTGGATCGCCGGCCAGATGCGCGGCAAGCGCCAGAACAACCGCCGCCTGATGGCGCTGGTGGCGACCTTCCTGGGCGCCACCGCGCTGCCTCTGGCGGGCCAGTTGCCGAACGTGTTCGACATCGGCATGTAAGGACCAAGACATTCGCGCGCCCCTCGCGGGGGCGCGAGAAAAGCGGCGGGGTTATTTCCCCGCCGTTTTTTGTTTGCCGGCGTCCGGCTCCAGGCCCAGCGTGCGGCCGGGGAAACCGGCGGCGTCGAAATAGCGCTGGCTGCCGACACGCTGGACGTTGAGCACGGTCTCCAGACCGTTCTCGGACTTCTTCTTTGACTTTTCGACGGACTTGAAGGCCTTCGGCACGATGCCGTTGGGCAGGGCCTCGGACATCACCCGGCCGACCAGACCGCCATTCCGCGAATCGCGCAGGCCGAGCAGCTGGGCCGCCGTCATGCCGACGTCGGCATTGCTGACCGGCAGCTCGTCGACATAGCCGGCTTTGAAGTCCGGACCGATCGCAGCCATGAAGTTGTAGGTGTCGCCGCGGCTGAAGCTGCCATGCATGCCCTGGCCCTGGCGCAGTACGGTGTCGGCGACCTGCACCGAGCAATTGGTCGGCGCCTCGCCGCATTCGCTGGCGTAGGAGCGGAAGTTGACCACGATCGCCGGTGTCGGCGTCGCTGCCTTGCCGCGCAGATTGATGCTCGACAGCGGCATGGTGCCGGGGAAGCGGCCGAGCTGATCGTCCACGAACAGGCCGGAGACGTAGTCCTGCTCCATCAGCGCCTTGATGGTCCTGGCCGCCAGCTTCTTGTCCTTGCTCGGCAGGTAGATCAGGTCCGAGCCGCCGTTGGTGGCGACGACGAGGTCGGGCTTGGTCGGATCCTTGCCGAGGACGCCGTTACCGGCCTTCGGATGCGCGTTGCCGGTGACGGCCGCGTTCTTGTCGTTGGGGTCGAACAGCGGCAGGTCGAGCGCCTTGGCGAGGTCGAGAGCGACGAAGCCCATCGGCAGGAAGTCCTTCGGCGTGTCGCCATAGCTGACTTTGGCCGAGGGGCTGGTCTTGCTCTCCTTGGAGATGGTCGAGAAGCCGTGGTCGGCCTGGATCATGATGTTGGTGTTGGCGGCAAGCCCGAGCTCGTCCAGCGCCTTGCGGATCTGGGCGAGGTTGTTGTCGACATTCTTGATGCTCGCCATCGTGCTCGGGCCGTTGATGCCCGGCAGGATCTGATTGAGGCTGTCACCCTGGTTATGCTGGGTGCCGTCGGGATCGCGCGACCAGAACACCAGCACGAACGGCTTGTTGCGCGCCTTGAACATCGGCAGCACGACCTTGGTCGCAACGTCGGCGAAATAGGCCTGTTGCACGACGTTGGCCGTCGTGGTGCCGGGCGTCTTGGCGTCGCCCGCCTTGGCGTTGTCGCCGCGGCTCGGAGCGACGAGGGGCAGGCCGGCCTTGGTCAGGGCGTCCTTCATCTCGTCCGACAATGCCACGCCGGCCTTGCCGCCGGTGGAATCGTCGATGACGATCGAGTGCTTGCCCGGCTTCTCCGGATGATCGGTGTGGTCGAACTGAAAGGTCGGGCCGACCTTGCCGATCGCGGCCGTGCTCAGGCCCTTGTCGCGGGCCATCTTCAACACGGTTTCTTCGTTGAGATAGTCGCCCTTGAAATGCTCGTCGACGTCGCCGAGCACGGCGTCGTTCTCGATGAAGGGGACCACGGTGTCTCCGGCGGGTGCCGAGGTGTAGTTGGTCCAGATCGTGTTGGAGAACACCCCGGTGTCGCCGAGATAATGGCCGGTCGACATCGCCGAGCCGTTGGCCATCGTGAAGGTCGGGAACAGCGAATGCGAGTTCTTGAAGTTGACGCCCTTGTCGCGGACCTCGGCCATGGCAGGCGCGGTCTCGGGGGTGATCTTCAGCGCGCGCAGCCCGTCGGGAATGAACAGGATCAGGTTGCGGGGCGTGTTGTTCTCAGCGGAGGCAAATCCGGTGGACAGCACTGTCAATCCGGCTGACAGCAACACCAGTGAACGGCGCATCAAAATCTCCTAGCGGTGAGGCGGCTTGGCCGCCGAACCGCGGCCCCCGGCAATCGTTTAGTTTTGCTGTGTGACGGTTTTGTTACAAGAGCGGATCGGCATGCAGAAGTGACGGGGAGGCGGCCAGGCATCCTCGGATTCGTCATTGCGGGGGCGGACAGGCGGCACGAGACCCATTTCAAGGTTAGACACGGATAATCATCCTCGCGGCTTATCCGCCCGAGCTTTGCCTCAACACCTCACCCTCAAATGAAAGAGGGTGCAGGGAAGACCGGGTGCTGACCTGGCACCCGCGGTCCACTGTGCGAAGGTTGCGCTACAAGAGGCTGCACAGCGGCATACAGGTGAAGCCAAACATCCGGCCTTCCCTGCGCAGTGGTTTGACGGCTTATGTCGTGATCTCCCCGGGGAGCGATGTACTATTGCCCCCGTCGCCCTGCAGATGGCTGATGTGCGCGTCCGGTTGGACCTCGCACATCACCGCAAGGCTTGGCGCACAGGCTCCGGGCGCCAGGACCACACGATTTTGCCGTGCGTGGATCACACCGGTCGTGTGCGCGATGGTCTTGCTCACGGTTGCCCGCCCTGCAAAACCCTTCGCGCCGATGAGACCCACGTCCACCACAGCCCGGCCCGCGTCGTGACGATCGCGATACGCCCCTCTTCCAAGGGCCGGGTTGCCGCGACACATACGCCATTTCCGAATTTCGGTAAAGCGGAATATTTTGAGCGGCCGGTCTCGACCAATGGATGGCGTGTTTTGCCGGTCAGGCACCGCAAGGGGTTGTAGCCCGGATGGGGATTCTCGCGGCGCGGGCAGCGGCCCCGGATTTCGCTGGCTTCATCCGGGCAACGGTCGCCGGAAATGCCGGGCGTTCTGCCGCAGCCAGTTCTCTGTTAATCCCGTGCCTTAACCAATAATTAATTATACGTTTGCGGGCGGGCGACAGGGCGGCCTAGCGTGCGGTGGGGAGCCGCAATTTGCGAAGCCAGACGAGTTGGTGCGTATCATGATGTCCAGATCAGTTGGGGCGTTGTTCGCCTCTCTCAGCGCAGCCGCGCTGCTCCTTGCCGCCAGCGATAGTTTTGCACGACCGGGCGGCGCCGCCCCGCATGGCATGGTGGCCGCCGCCGCGCCGCCGGCCGCGGCACGACCGTCGATCTCGGCGGGTGCGCGGTTCCGCGGCCGCGGCAATCGCTTCAACAATCCCTGGGTCTACTGGCCCGGCGGCGGCGGGTTCTTCTACGACGGCGCGAGTCACAGCGAACCTTTCGTCGATGCGGGGCAGCCTGTCACCAACGACGTTCGCTATACCTACACCTACGACGTTCCCTGGGACTGGGCACACCGCTTCCCGCCGAACGTCGTGCCATCCGACCGGCCCTATGTGTCGAGCTGCCCGACGGAGCAGGTGACCGTCCCCGGCCGTGGTGGTGTCGAGCACACCGTCAACATCACGCGCTGCTACTGAGCAGCGCGCCGGGTTTCACCGAACGCTACAGGATGCCTGCCGCGGCTGCCTCGTCGCGGTCCGACTGTTTCTGCCTCACATTCGCCAGCTCGCGGCTGCAAGCCACAAACGCGTTTGTCCCCGGGCGCAGCCCGAACTGACCGCAGACATCCCGATCCTCATTGGCAATGACGCGCGCGAGCTCCGCCTCGGCGGCGTCGCGCATCGCAGACGCCGAGACGAGCGTGTGCAGCCCGAGCGCCGTCACGACCGCAAGCAGCAGCGCAGCCGCAATCCCGAGGCGCTGGGTGTCGTCGGTCGTGTGTTGAGAGGGGCGGGCCTTGGTTCTGGCTTCGGTCATGAAATCCTCTGGACGGAAAATATCGATGGTCGGAAAATGACGTTCGCGCCGGCCGGACAATTCGGCGGGCCGAACACCAATACACGCTGCATCGCAGCGGGCACGTGAAACAGATTACAAATTTCCGGCAGCATGGGCCGAAATTAAAAGTCGCTATCAGCCCAGTTCAAAGCTGGTTACCCCGAACACGCGGTCGAGCCGCAATGACGCGATCGGTCCAGTGTACATTCGCGCCGTTTCGAACGTCGGCTTCAGCCTGAGGGATTCCGCAAGCGCCATAGCATCGCCGTTCATCGCGGGGATGTCGAGCACAATCTCGTTGCTTCCGGGACTCGCCAGCAAAGCCTGCAATACGGCCTCCGCCGAGGCGCGATCATCGGCCACCAGCGGGCCGATCTTGCGACCGCTCCGGCAGGGGCGGATCACGCCCCACGCGGCAAGCTTGCCGTCGCGCAGCAGTGCACGGCCGACGTGTCCCGGTGCGTTGATCCAGGCGCGCAAAAAGGCCGGGCGCGGGGCCGGGAAGACGGTGGCGTCGTCCGCTTGCACATGCGCGAACGGGATTGCGTCGAGCGCAACAACTGCGGCGGGCGGCTTCGGTGGCGCGGCAACGATGCCACCGCAGCGGATGTTGGCATAGGCCAGCTGGAAGCCGGACTTCCTGTAATTGTCCTGCTGGGCGACGACGCCGTCGAGCCCGATCACGCGCGCGCCTGCATGCGCGATCGCGGCGTTCCAGATGCGCAGGCCGTGGCCTCTGCCGCGAAAGCCAGCGCGCACGATGTAGAATCCGAGGAACGCGAAGCGCTCGTCGTAGGTGACGCAGGAGACGGTTGCGACCGGCTCGCCGTCGATCTCGCCGACGAAGAAGCCCCGCGTATCGGGGATCGCGAAGCAGGCGGCATCGGCAAGGCCGGGATTCCAGCCCTCAGCCGCGGCCCAGTCGATCGCGACGGAGATCTCGTCGGGTCGCAAATTGCGGATCTGCAAATCGCTCATGTCGCGTCGCCTCGTGGCTATGGGCCTGTTGGCAAGTCTGGTTTGCGGGCAAGTGTAGCGGTAGAAGGCCTGACGACAGGCTGAGCCTCAACACCTTATCACAGGGATATCCGGTCATGGCAGCAGAGAAGGTCGCACTCGTCACCGCAGGCGGCAGCGGCATGGGAGCAGGGGCCGCGCGGCGGCTCGCAGCCGACGGCTTTCGCGTCGCGATCCTGTCGTCCTCCGGCAAGGGCGAAGCGCTCGCGACCGAGCTCGGCGGGTTTGGCGTCACCGGGTCGAACAAGTCCAATGACGACCTCAAGCGCCTCGTCGACGGCGCGCTGGCGAAGTGGGGACGGATCGACGTGCTCGTCAACAGCGCCGGCCACGGACCGCGCGCGGCGATCACCGAGATCACCGACGAGCAGTGGCACCTCGGCCTCGATACGTATCTGCTCAACGTGATCCGTCCGGTCAGGCTGGTGATGCCGGCGATGCAGGCGCAGAAGGGCGGTGCCGTCATCAACATTTCGACCGCCTGGGCGTTCGAACCAAGCGCGATGTTTCCGACCTCGGCGGTGTTCCGCGCGGGCCTTGCCGCCTACACAAAAATCTTCACCGACACCCATGCGGCCGACAACATCCGCATGAACAACGTGCTGCCGGGCTGGATCGACAGCCTGCCGCAAGCCGATGCGCGCCGCGACAGCGTGCCGTTGAAGCGTTACGGCAAGGTCGAGGAGATCGCGGCGACGATCTCGTTCCTGGCCTCCGACGGTGCGGCCTACATCACCGGGCAGAACATCCGCGTCGACGGCGGATTGACGCGCTCGGTTTGATACGCCGGCCATTCGAGTCGCGTTTTCTTTGTCTCGTTGTCTGATGCGACACGGCGCTGCATCGCGCGTCGCCGCTGAAGGATGATGCGTGGCCCCGGGGTCACACTCGTCATCCGTTCGTACGATGCCGCGCGCACATTGCGTCACAGTCCCTGCGAACTTCGCCGCAGCCCAAGACGCCGCGCGAGGTGCTGCCTATGCCTAGCCCGTGCCGGAAACACCTGGCCGGTGCATGTGAAGACGCGCGTTTCGATCGCGTGGGGCAAGGAGACTGGAATGAAAAGGTTTTTGCTGGCGGCTGCGATGGCCGTGTTGGGCACCGTGGCCGCGCAGGCCGCCGACCTCGCGGCGCACTACACCAAGGCGCCGATGATGGCGGCCGCCTATAACTGGACGGGTTTCTACGTCGGCGGCAATGTCGGTGGGCAGTGGGGCAGTGCTGATGCTGCGACCACCACCCTCGACCCTCCGGTCGCGTACTTCGCAAATTCGAGCGTGCCTGCCATCGCAGCGGTCGGCGCGCAGCACGTCAACTCCTCGAGCGTGACCGGAGGTTTGACCGCCGGCTACAACTGGCAGGTCAACAGCGCGGTGTTCGGCCTCGAGGGCGACATCAACTATTTCGGCTTCAAGGGCAGCGCGACCGGTTCGGCGCTCTATCCTTGTTGTGCGCCGACGGGCTTCACCGTCAACTCGCAGGTCTCGGCCGACTGGCTCGCAACGATCCGCGGCCGCATCGGCTTCCTCGCAACGCCGAGCTGGCTGATCTACGCCACGGGCGGTGCGGCGATTGCCGACGTGAAGGGCAATTTCAACTTTTCCGACACGTTCGCAGCCGCGACCGAATCCGGCGCGATCCGCGATACCCGCGTCGGCTGGACCGCAGGTGTCGGCGGCGAATATGCGGTCGGCAACGGCTGGTCGCTCAAGGCCGAGTATCTCTATGTCGATCTCGGTCGCGCCAGCATGACCAGCAACAATCTCGTCGCTGGTGGGCCGCTGCCGGCCCAGACCTTCACGCATTCGTTCGACATCAAATCGAACATCGTGCGCATCGGCGTGAACTACAAGTTCGGCGGGCCCGTGGTCGCCAGATACTGATCCCGGTTTCGATGTGGCGAGGAAAGCCCCGGCCCGGCCGGGGCTTTCTGTCTTGGGAGGGCCGGGCACCCCATTTCACATTTGCGCGTTGTGGTTCCATTGCTGTGGCCTTGTTTCGTTAGCCGGATGGAGCGTCAGCGAAATCCAGCGAGATGATTCCGCGAGGCGATAATCCCGGATTGCGCCTTGCTCCGTCCGGGCTGCGAAAAATAGTTATCTTTCTGGCTAACAATTGTTGACGCCGGATCGCGGTGGCCCTATAGTTAGCTTCATGGCTAACCAATTACCCCAGCTCGACCAGGTCTTCTCGGCGCTCGCCGATCCCACGCGGCGGGCCATCGTGATGCGGCTGTGTGCCGGCGAGGCCTCGGTCGGAGAACTCGCCGAGCCGTTCGAAATGGCGCTGCCGAGCTTCATGAAACACATCCGTGTGCTGGAGACGAGCGGGCTCGTGCAGTCGGAAAAGTCCGGCCGCGTGCGGACGTGCCGCCTCAGTCCTGAGGCGCTCGTCGGCGCGGAAGACTGGTTCCAGCACCAGCGCGCGATCTGGGAGGCGCGGCTCGACCGCTTCGAGGCCTATGTGATGAAGCTGAAGAAGGAGAGGGCGGCCGCCAGGCGGCCGTCCAAAACGACCGAGAAGACCAACAACAAGCCAAGCAAACGAGAAGGTACCTGACGATGACGAATGCTGCCAATGCCGCCCTGTCGCAATGGTCGATCGACCGCGAGATCGTGATGTCGCGCGTGATCGACGCGCCGCGCGATCTGGTGTTCGAGGCGTGGTCCGATCCAAAACACCTGCCGCAATGGTTCGGGCCGAAAGGGTTCAAGATCGAGACCTTCGAGATCGACGTGCGCGTCGGCGGCGTCTGGCGCTTCAACATGATCGGCCCCGACGGCACCGTCTATCCGAACCGCATGCGCTTCCGCCGGATCGAGCGGCCGAAGCTGATGGAGATGGACCACGGCGACGACCAGGACGACGATCCCAGCATGTTCCGCTTCATCCTGACCTTTGCCGAACAGAGCAATGGCAAGACCGTGCTGATGATGCGGCAACTGGCATCGACCTCGGAGCAGCGCGACCACATGATCGGCTTCGGCGCCGTCGAATACGGCTACCAGACGCTCGACAAGCTCGCGGCCTATGTCGGCGGTCTGAAGAAATAAAACGCTGCGCATGATTCGGGGGCGCCACGCGAAGTGGCGCCTCCTGGATGAGTTTGGAAACGCAGGCGTCTTTGCAATTATGACAGTGCGCGTGCGAATTATGACAGTGGCGTCACGCAGATTTTTGTCGCGCCGTGCGCAAAATTTATGACAGAATTGCTACCGTTGGATGTCATCTCGACTACAGCGGAGCTCATCATGTTGCAGTGGCAGGCCCGGTCAAATCCCCTCGCGTGGTGGTGGGGGTCCCTGACGCTTGTCAGTGCGGCGAACATTCTCGTCTGGTTCATGCTGTACCGCGAGTTCTATCCGAGCGTGGCCGGCAGCGTCGGCGGTGGCTCGGACATCGGGCTGATGTTCCTGTTGTGCGCGGGCTATGTGTTCGGCTGCGCCTTCCGCTCGGTGCTGCCGCGCGCCGACGTGCAGCGCATCTGCCTGTTCGACACCTGGCTCTCCAGCGTCTTCATCGGGCGCACGGTCGCGACCGTGGCAGAGGTGTGCTTCGCTGCGCAATGGGCGATCATCCTGCATCAGCTCGGCAAGATGACGGGCGCGCAGACCGCGGTGAACGTCGCGCTCGTGATCGTGCCGATCATCATCGTCGCCGAATGCTTCTCCTGGTATGCCGTCGTCACCACCAACTTCCTCTTCAACGCGATCGAGAACTCGCTGTGGGCGGTGACGTTCTTCCTTGCCGGCATCGCCCTGTGCCGTCTGATGCCGGAATTCCAGGGACCGGTGCGCTGGGCGCTGGTCGCCGGCATCGTCGGCATCGCCTGCTTCCTCGCCTTCCTCGTCACCGTCGACGTGCCGATGTATCTCAGCCGCTGGCGGGCAGGGCATGCCGAGGGCAATAGGTTCCTAGGCTTCCTCGAGGGCCTGCATGACGTTTCGACGCGATGGGTGGTGACCCACGACATCGCGCACTGGAAGGGCGAGCTGACCTGGATGTTCCTGTATTTCAGCGCCGCCGTATGGTCGAGCCTTGCGCTCTGCGCGCTCTACGCCATGGAAGGCTATCTCACGCGGTATCTGGCGTAACGGCTACTTGCCGACCAGGCTGCACCTGCTGCGGTCGAGCGGGCGGAAGGCCTGCTCGGGCGGGATGGTCGCGACCAGCTTGACGAAGTCCCACGGGCCCTTGGATTCCTCAGGCGTCTTGACCTGCACCAGGTAGAGATCGTGCACCATGCGCTGGTCCTCGCGGATGTGGCCGTTGGTGGTGTAGGCATCCGACACCGGCGTCGCTTTCATCTTCGCCATCACGGTGGCGCTGTCGTCCGAGTCCGTATCCTTCACGGCTTGCAGATAGTGCC
The genomic region above belongs to Bradyrhizobium sp. CCBAU 53338 and contains:
- a CDS encoding alkaline phosphatase family protein, whose protein sequence is MRRSLVLLSAGLTVLSTGFASAENNTPRNLILFIPDGLRALKITPETAPAMAEVRDKGVNFKNSHSLFPTFTMANGSAMSTGHYLGDTGVFSNTIWTNYTSAPAGDTVVPFIENDAVLGDVDEHFKGDYLNEETVLKMARDKGLSTAAIGKVGPTFQFDHTDHPEKPGKHSIVIDDSTGGKAGVALSDEMKDALTKAGLPLVAPSRGDNAKAGDAKTPGTTTANVVQQAYFADVATKVVLPMFKARNKPFVLVFWSRDPDGTQHNQGDSLNQILPGINGPSTMASIKNVDNNLAQIRKALDELGLAANTNIMIQADHGFSTISKESKTSPSAKVSYGDTPKDFLPMGFVALDLAKALDLPLFDPNDKNAAVTGNAHPKAGNGVLGKDPTKPDLVVATNGGSDLIYLPSKDKKLAARTIKALMEQDYVSGLFVDDQLGRFPGTMPLSSINLRGKAATPTPAIVVNFRSYASECGEAPTNCSVQVADTVLRQGQGMHGSFSRGDTYNFMAAIGPDFKAGYVDELPVSNADVGMTAAQLLGLRDSRNGGLVGRVMSEALPNGIVPKAFKSVEKSKKKSENGLETVLNVQRVGSQRYFDAAGFPGRTLGLEPDAGKQKTAGK
- a CDS encoding GNAT family N-acetyltransferase yields the protein MSDLQIRNLRPDEISVAIDWAAAEGWNPGLADAACFAIPDTRGFFVGEIDGEPVATVSCVTYDERFAFLGFYIVRAGFRGRGHGLRIWNAAIAHAGARVIGLDGVVAQQDNYRKSGFQLAYANIRCGGIVAAPPKPPAAVVALDAIPFAHVQADDATVFPAPRPAFLRAWINAPGHVGRALLRDGKLAAWGVIRPCRSGRKIGPLVADDRASAEAVLQALLASPGSNEIVLDIPAMNGDAMALAESLRLKPTFETARMYTGPIASLRLDRVFGVTSFELG
- a CDS encoding SDR family oxidoreductase, with amino-acid sequence MAAEKVALVTAGGSGMGAGAARRLAADGFRVAILSSSGKGEALATELGGFGVTGSNKSNDDLKRLVDGALAKWGRIDVLVNSAGHGPRAAITEITDEQWHLGLDTYLLNVIRPVRLVMPAMQAQKGGAVINISTAWAFEPSAMFPTSAVFRAGLAAYTKIFTDTHAADNIRMNNVLPGWIDSLPQADARRDSVPLKRYGKVEEIAATISFLASDGAAYITGQNIRVDGGLTRSV
- a CDS encoding outer membrane protein; its protein translation is MKRFLLAAAMAVLGTVAAQAADLAAHYTKAPMMAAAYNWTGFYVGGNVGGQWGSADAATTTLDPPVAYFANSSVPAIAAVGAQHVNSSSVTGGLTAGYNWQVNSAVFGLEGDINYFGFKGSATGSALYPCCAPTGFTVNSQVSADWLATIRGRIGFLATPSWLIYATGGAAIADVKGNFNFSDTFAAATESGAIRDTRVGWTAGVGGEYAVGNGWSLKAEYLYVDLGRASMTSNNLVAGGPLPAQTFTHSFDIKSNIVRIGVNYKFGGPVVARY
- a CDS encoding metalloregulator ArsR/SmtB family transcription factor; the protein is MANQLPQLDQVFSALADPTRRAIVMRLCAGEASVGELAEPFEMALPSFMKHIRVLETSGLVQSEKSGRVRTCRLSPEALVGAEDWFQHQRAIWEARLDRFEAYVMKLKKERAAARRPSKTTEKTNNKPSKREGT
- a CDS encoding SRPBCC family protein, coding for MTNAANAALSQWSIDREIVMSRVIDAPRDLVFEAWSDPKHLPQWFGPKGFKIETFEIDVRVGGVWRFNMIGPDGTVYPNRMRFRRIERPKLMEMDHGDDQDDDPSMFRFILTFAEQSNGKTVLMMRQLASTSEQRDHMIGFGAVEYGYQTLDKLAAYVGGLKK